In the genome of Serratia symbiotica (Periphyllus acericola), one region contains:
- a CDS encoding glycosyltransferase family 1 protein yields the protein MKVVFGTDPIQFPMTGIGRYAYELANCLQERSEISELLFLQGRHLSRQIPTAWEQPSAVKGLRRRLQKSHFASELYRLNAPWLKTHTLRKHRDAIYHSPNFYLPPKTDRCLATFHDLSVFTWPQCHPAERVLFMQKELLLTIKRADILITDSEFTRLELAEYFNLPLSQVYAAKLASSDDFYPREAEKLKPFLAPLGLKADHYCLFTGSIEPRKNIETLLDAYERLPLALRLANPLVISGFYGWSSAGLHQRFERAENACWLHYLGYAKSAVLPYLFAGARSFLFPSLYEGFGLPVLEAMASGIPVVCSDSASLPEVAGDCALMCAAKDVDTLTELIQKSIEDDAWREQARINGINRAKQFSWQRCAQETIFAYQQV from the coding sequence ATGAAAGTTGTATTTGGTACTGACCCGATTCAATTTCCTATGACTGGGATTGGCCGGTATGCTTATGAGTTAGCCAACTGCCTGCAAGAAAGATCAGAGATATCTGAGCTTTTATTTCTTCAGGGGCGTCATTTAAGCCGACAGATCCCTACCGCCTGGGAGCAGCCCTCCGCAGTCAAGGGGCTGCGGCGGCGGTTACAAAAAAGCCATTTTGCTTCAGAATTATATCGCTTGAATGCCCCCTGGTTAAAAACGCATACACTTAGAAAACACCGGGATGCGATCTACCACAGTCCTAATTTTTATTTGCCGCCCAAGACCGATCGCTGCCTGGCGACTTTTCATGATCTCTCGGTATTTACTTGGCCACAATGTCATCCGGCGGAACGTGTCCTTTTTATGCAGAAAGAACTGCTGCTGACGATTAAGCGCGCCGATATTCTTATAACGGACTCCGAATTCACGCGCCTTGAATTGGCTGAGTATTTTAATCTGCCTTTGAGCCAAGTGTATGCCGCTAAGCTAGCCAGTAGCGATGATTTTTATCCACGTGAAGCTGAAAAGCTTAAGCCGTTTTTAGCCCCGCTCGGTTTAAAAGCTGATCACTACTGTTTGTTTACTGGCTCTATAGAGCCGCGAAAAAATATTGAAACACTGCTGGATGCTTACGAGCGTTTGCCGTTGGCATTGCGTCTGGCTAATCCTTTGGTTATCAGTGGATTCTATGGGTGGAGCAGCGCAGGGTTGCACCAGCGTTTCGAACGTGCTGAAAATGCTTGCTGGCTGCATTATCTGGGCTACGCGAAGTCCGCAGTTTTGCCGTACCTATTTGCCGGCGCTCGCAGTTTCCTATTTCCGTCGCTGTATGAAGGATTTGGATTACCGGTGCTGGAGGCAATGGCATCCGGCATACCGGTGGTTTGTTCTGACAGTGCATCATTACCTGAAGTGGCTGGCGACTGCGCATTAATGTGTGCGGCAAAGGATGTTGACACACTCACTGAACTTATCCAAAAAAGCATTGAAGATGACGCCTGGCGTGAACAGGCGAGGATAAACGGGATAAATCGGGCAAAACAATTTTCTTGGCAACGCTGTGCGCAAGAAACCATTTTTGCTTACCAGCAGGTTTAA
- a CDS encoding GDP-mannose 4,6-dehydratase, producing MNGLENMWLTMPPAILKWHPLPKENAAMIELGNIDVLRDFTDVRALSKAYVALLKMRLLAETINVCSGKTCSLREVIMFCKKITGHSLEIRVNPAFVRPNEVKRLCGDATKLRAIIGAWQTPHLEETLGWMLEN from the coding sequence ATGAACGGGTTGGAAAACATGTGGCTTACTATGCCGCCTGCGATTTTGAAGTGGCATCCACTCCCTAAAGAGAATGCGGCAATGATTGAATTAGGGAATATCGACGTTTTGCGTGATTTCACCGATGTGCGCGCTTTAAGTAAAGCCTACGTAGCGCTACTGAAAATGAGGCTGCTAGCTGAAACGATCAATGTATGCTCGGGTAAAACCTGTTCTCTGCGTGAGGTGATCATGTTCTGTAAAAAGATCACTGGTCATTCCTTAGAGATCCGAGTGAACCCTGCTTTTGTTCGCCCGAACGAAGTGAAACGCCTGTGTGGGGATGCAACTAAATTGCGCGCAATCATCGGCGCATGGCAGACACCACATCTAGAAGAAACATTAGGCTGGATGCTTGAAAACTGA
- a CDS encoding GDP-mannose 4,6-dehydratase, which translates to MPPAILKWHPLPKENAAMIELGNIDVLRDFTDVRALSKAYVALLKMRLLAETINVCSGKTCSLREVIMFCKKITGHSLEIRVNPAFVRPNEVKRLCGDATKLRAIIGAWQTPHLEETLGWMLEN; encoded by the coding sequence ATGCCGCCTGCGATTTTGAAGTGGCATCCACTCCCTAAAGAGAATGCGGCAATGATTGAATTAGGGAATATCGACGTTTTGCGTGATTTCACCGATGTGCGCGCTTTAAGTAAAGCCTACGTAGCGCTACTGAAAATGAGGCTGCTAGCTGAAACGATCAATGTATGCTCGGGTAAAACCTGTTCTCTGCGTGAGGTGATCATGTTCTGTAAAAAGATCACTGGTCATTCCTTAGAGATCCGAGTGAACCCTGCTTTTGTTCGCCCGAACGAAGTGAAACGCCTGTGTGGGGATGCAACTAAATTGCGCGCAATCATCGGCGCATGGCAGACACCACATCTAGAAGAAACATTAGGCTGGATGCTTGAAAACTGA
- the gmd gene encoding GDP-mannose 4,6-dehydratase, translated as MDNEMLQKVAVITGITGQDGAYLAELLLEKGYVVYGTYRRTSSVNFWRIEELGIAKHPNLNLIEYDLTDLSTSIRLLQQTGATEVYNLAAQSSVGVSFEQPITTAEITGIGPVNLLEAIRIVNPKIRFYQASTSEMFGLVQRVPQKEDTPFYPRSPYGVAKLYAYWMTINYRESYGIFASSGILFNHESPLRGREFVTRKITDSVAKIKLGQLAVLELGNMDAKRDWGFAKEYVEGMWCMLQAEQPDTFVLATNRSETVRDFVSMAFKAAGMTLRFEGKEEQEVGIDVVTGKTRVRVNAKFYRPAEVELLIGNPERAKEILGWQPKTNLEQLCQMMVEQDIRRNQNWFSF; from the coding sequence ATGGATAATGAAATGCTTCAAAAAGTAGCCGTAATTACTGGTATCACCGGCCAAGATGGCGCTTATCTTGCTGAACTGCTGTTGGAAAAAGGTTACGTGGTCTATGGAACCTATCGCCGTACCAGTTCTGTCAATTTCTGGCGTATTGAAGAATTGGGTATTGCTAAGCACCCAAATTTGAACTTGATTGAGTACGATTTGACCGATCTTTCCACCAGCATTCGTCTATTGCAGCAAACAGGGGCCACCGAAGTGTATAACCTGGCGGCTCAGAGCTCTGTTGGCGTTTCATTCGAACAGCCAATCACCACAGCTGAAATTACAGGTATTGGCCCAGTAAATTTGTTGGAAGCAATCCGTATCGTTAATCCCAAAATTCGCTTTTACCAGGCATCAACCTCTGAAATGTTTGGTTTGGTGCAAAGGGTACCGCAAAAAGAAGATACGCCATTCTATCCGCGCAGCCCATATGGCGTGGCGAAGCTATACGCATACTGGATGACCATCAATTACCGTGAAAGCTACGGCATTTTCGCCTCCAGCGGTATTTTGTTCAATCATGAATCCCCTTTGCGTGGCCGGGAATTTGTTACCCGCAAGATTACTGATTCCGTCGCTAAGATTAAATTAGGTCAACTGGCGGTGCTAGAGCTGGGCAATATGGACGCGAAGCGGGATTGGGGCTTTGCCAAAGAATATGTAGAAGGTATGTGGTGTATGTTGCAGGCCGAACAGCCGGATACCTTCGTGCTGGCGACCAACCGTTCCGAAACCGTGCGTGATTTCGTGTCTATGGCTTTTAAAGCGGCGGGCATGACCTTGCGTTTTGAGGGTAAAGAAGAGCAAGAAGTGGGTATCGATGTGGTGACGGGCAAAACGCGGGTTCGCGTCAATGCCAAATTCTACCGCCCAGCCGAGGTTGAACTGTTGATTGGCAATCCTGAACGCGCCAAAGAAATTTTGGGTTGGCAGCCAAAAACTAATCTGGAGCAGTTATGCCAGATGATGGTTGAGCAGGATATTCGCCGTAATCAGAATTGGTTCTCGTTTTGA